The Malus sylvestris chromosome 8, drMalSylv7.2, whole genome shotgun sequence genomic interval ATTGCAGAACTTTTTCATGTCCGTTGCATAGTTGCTGCTCCTTATGTTGTTCCATATAGGTACTAaaccttttgttttattttatttaagttGAATATTGATCTTATGTAACAATCAATGTATATATGGTGACTGGCCAGCCTCAACTGTACGCGTTTTAATATGGAATCTCTCATGTTTATGAAGATCTTGGAGAGGTGGGGGATTAATATTAGGGCCACTTTGAAATTCTACTGCATAATGAGTTCCACTGATCATATAGAAAGGAAAATCAGTATTTGACTTTGTGTTTAATTGTATGAAGATGCATATAGggtagtgctatccacacacccatttttacttctcacacacccctctcAATTTTTCGGTTTtcaaatcgaatgaattgaagaagatcaatggccaaaaattaacaagggtgtggaagaagaaaaaatggatGTGTGAATAGCCTACCCTACATATAAAGTCAGGAAGCAATTATTCCATATCCTCATTATCAAATAACTAGAGCAACACTATTGTGTATAGGTATATAGAAAATCCAAGGAATAATGTAAGAACTTGTAAGTAGCTATAACGTTTTGAAGTTCTGGCTTGATGATTTGTTGCTGCTTCAAATTATGTTCCAGTGCACCTTCGTCGTTTGAGCGCCAATTTGAAAAAGAACTTCCACTTTTATATAAATACCTACAGGAAGCTCACAACACTAAGGTACTTTATTGTTTGTAGAGTAATATTTGAAATAATGTTGATGTAAGTGGTATTGATCTGCCTTAGGAATTGATGGTGTACAGCATCGCTAACAAGTGAATTTCAATTTTAGTACCTTGTCTATGTAATATAAATTAAGTTTGTTACCTGCAAAAATAACAttcttcttttcaatttttatatgcACATAGGTTTGTTGGAAAGATGTGATCCACTGGATGTGGCCGCTTTTCAGCGAGTATTGGGGATCCTGGAGATGTGACGATTTGAATTTGAGTCCTTGCCCTTTTACGGTTAATATCTTTGACTTGAAACTCCTTAATGCATTCAGTGTATTGTAACAGTAGTTCTTGAGGACCAACGTTGACACATTTGGTATTTTTTCTGCAACGAGTTCTTCACTCATCAAATGAAGTTTGTACCACCTTAGCTGAAAATTGTCTATCACATATCTGCTGTAATTATATTTGAACTTGTGTAATTGTTTCTTTGTCAAATGCAGGATCCAGTAACAGGTTTACCCACTTGGCATGATAGGCCTCCATCTCCGCTTCTTCTGTGAGTTCCGAGTTTTCCACTTGCACATAGGGTACAAGTAACAAATTTACAATTCTGGAGAGAGAGGGTTTACCCACTTGGCATGATAGGCCTCCATGGCTCCATCCCCCCCTTTTCTTTGAGTTCTGAGGTTTCAACTTGCACATAGGCATAGGTAACAAAATGAACATTCAAAAACATTcaaaagcagagagagagagagagagagagagagagagagagagagagagagtacccaCTTGGCATGATAGGCCTCCATGGCTCCATCCCCCCTTTTTCTTTGAGTTCTGAGTTTTCAACTTGCACATAGGTATAGGTAACAAAATGAACATTCAAAAGCAGGACCCAGTAACAGGTCTACCCACTTGGCATGATAGGCCTCCATCCACCCTTTTTGTTTGAGTTCTGAGTTTTCAACTTGCTCATAGGTATAGGTAACAAAATGATTTAAAAGTGTTGATTATCTTTCTGCAATTATCTGGTAAATACTGTAGATTTTAAAGTTCCATGTGAAAAATGGCTAGTTTTCCATGCATCTATTCAAATAAATGTGTGTTATTTATTTAATTCTTTGCTGgaagaagttatttatagtTTCTATTCTGAAGATTTTCCTCACTGTGTGACAGGTATGGATTTAGCAAAGAAATAGTCGAGTGCCCTGGTATAAATGTTTATACAATTTTAAACTTgtacaaatttcttttatgtCTGTATTGTACAGTTGTACTACTGAATTCATAGGTTTGATATAGGATACTTGCGAAGGTGATGGTTTTGCATATCATGCAACTAGGTAGAAAATCAATCTCTAGCTAACATTCTCAAATCCCTTTTATTTACTGCTCTTGCTTTAGCCTTTTTAAATCTCTTACCTTCTAACTTTGTTGTAGCCCTAAACTTTTTACACAGGTTGCACCAAGGTGCTCCTAAACTTTCTACTTAAAAAAATTGCCCAGAAAAGTTTTGTATTGTTTCATTTAGTGGGATGAGAGGAATTCAGTGATGAGAATGAATAATAGTCCCTTTAGAGATTAAGTAGAAGCATATTCATAATGCAATCATCGTTGAAGGCTTGGAGCCAAGACTTATAGAGAAATCTGAGAAAAGCCTAAGAAATGACTGAGGAAGATTTTGATAAACAGTGAAAATGGTGCTAAAAACTCTGTTAAAGGGTTAAAGCAGAATAGGAATTGGTCAGATGATATTTTCTTTTACTTCTAAGGTCTATATTATGAGTTCTTGCATACTTCCCTAAACAAATCATTAATTACCTTAGCCCATAAATATTACTCATGGGAAATATAAAAGGCTCTTGAACTCTTTTCTGATTTTCAGACGCTTATCTCAGCATCATTAATTTGTTATGTGTCATTTTCTCTGTGAAACAACTCGTCCCTGAGTATTAGTTTTTTATGATagcttcttcatcttctctttCATCGTGCTGAGAAAATTTGTCACTAGTTTGAAGCATAGAGGATGGAGTCAATCCCCAATTTTTGGGTGCCTACTTCATAAGTAGTTTCATATTTAATGAAGACAAAGATAATGTTATTTTCCCGAGGTGCACTGCTTTGTTATCAAACTTACATGGTCTTTCCAAGAGTAGATGGCAGGATTCTGTGTCAAGCACGTCACACAAGGGATTGTTTGAACTACTGTGCGAAGCTTACTTTGATTGCTTTCTTGAACTTAGTGATTCTGTATGACCATGGATATGATTGCACTTCAAGTTCACTTTTTCTATATCTTCACAGAAAACCTCAGAAAGGTTTCTTGGCATTATGGCAATGATTCTACAATCTCTAGAAACTAGGGTACGGATTCAGTAAGGATATGTCAATAAGATAATATTATTAAGTTCAATGCTAATCATACATGACCCCTTTGTCCAGGCACCCTATTTATGTTTCCTCACCAcacaaaagaaaacacaaaaagtTGCAAATTATACTATTTACATCATTCATAATACTATCTTTGCTCTCATTTTCCTCACGTGTAAATAATACAGCATCCCATTCTTGTTCAGCAAGGAAAAGATTTGCATTTTCTTATATGGTTTTCCCATATATCTTGACTGTAATAGTGGTGTCACGCTAGAGTGTCGGCGAAAATCCTAAAGTCAGAGTTGACAATAGCCAAGGGATATTTCAATTTTGGATACATATAGCCAAGGGATACTCCATACCTAAAATTTAGGAGTGCTTCACAGCTTAAATAGCTTCCCCCGGTCATTTTATGCTGAGTGATTTTTACTATAATCAATGCATGCGACTTtatcatttattaatttttcgtAAATGCTACGGTAGATCCTGTCTCTTCTTTTGAATATGGTCGATCTGGTCAAGTGGTCAGTCACGTTTTGTTCCTACTATGTCAAAATTCTCACTGGTTTTTAGCACTTTGACAGGTTATTGGCCATCAAATGTTCGGGTTTGTGGCTTTTGGTTTCTCCCAAATGAATGGCAGTTTTCGTGTAAGCAGTGCAGTGAACTTTCCAGAATTGTTTCTTCAGAGCGTCTTTACACAAAAGATGAAATGTGTTCAGCTCATGTTCAGTTAGAATATTTTTTGAAGACCCCAGTGTCTATGCCACCTATTTTCATAGGCCTGAGCTCAATTGGAAGGCAAGTTCTTTCTCTAATTGGTTCCTTAGCTACTTCTTTAATGCATTCTCAGAATTTACTTTACAAGAATATGAGGGACTCTGGAtgtaattgaattattacatgCTGTAGTCTTGCGCTATATATAATTAGCTTTCTTTGTTCTCCTTTGTACAGGTTAATGCACGATCAACTCGTATGATTTACTGAAATACTGATATCTGAGTTTCCCATTGTGCATGCAGCATGGGATTTTTAAAAAACACTCAAGcgtttcttcgtcttctccaaaCTGTCTTAGAGATAACAAATTACCGCTTTATCCTCTTTACAGCCGGCTACATACCTTTAGATGCAGCAATCCGAGCAGTTGCTGCTGAGTCATCACCATATGTAACCCACAAGCAGTTTAATGACGAGTGCATTTCTCTCTTCAATGACCgactcttttgcttttctgGGTGAGCATCTCGTAtttataagaatataaaatgagCATTTTTCTCTTGAAACTTGTAATGTTTGTGAATGTTTATTGGCAAACTTACTTGGAAACAATAACCTTGTGAggatatttggaaagaaaaaagtaTGTAAGCTatttcaaaactaaaaaaaataaaaaaaaaaactatgcaaAAAGCTTCTTGTATGACCATCTCATTCCGATCTGCTCCCACCTGAATGTGTTTGTGATAGcaaaatcacattttttttttctcttaacaTGTTGCATGTAGTTACAGGACTTTAATATTTGATAACAACATAATTACTCTTCACTGTGTTTATAGTTAGTGTATGCAATAGTAAACATGGATTGCACCCTCACGTAGCCGTTTGTAACTTCTTACTACCGTATTGTATAAAAGCTGTTTGCATGGCATTTGTTGACTTCTTGACTTTATGTAGTAGACTCCTGTGTATCGTGGTGTTACCTTAACTAAGGTTGACTACTGTGTACTCTTGGTATTAACCTTAACAGTTAACACCAAGATACATAGGAGTCTACTACATAAAAACCAACAAATGCCATGCGCACAACTTTTATATAGAAAAGGCATATTACCCAAAGTTGTCcttgagattgacataactcctaACTTTGGTCCcagagatttgaaatcaatagaagtagtccCTGAGTTTATCaaccgtcaatcattttggccattcaaataaggaccaaaatgacaaaaatatcctcaatttaataaataatgggCCAAAatggtttgacaaaaaaaatgagGCTATTTTTTGTCGTTTTGATCCTTCTTTAACAGAGATTTtttacggaatgaccaaaatgattgacagtggacaaactcagggaccacttctatcaattttaaatctcagggaccaaagtgaggagttatgtcaatctcaggaaccattttggctaaaaagcctataGAAAAGGCTAAGTAACTGAGGTAACTGGTTCTCATAATAACTAAATTTCAGGAATCTCTTTTAAGTTGTTTATGACTAGCACTTATTTGGAACTTTATTAGACTCTGGATTGATATGTTAAAGGAAAATTTAGAAAGGTTGTAGAGGATCATATTTGTTCATCCAATCAATTAAGTAGATTGTCCAAACCACTCAAGCGTTAGAATGAGAGAATCCGGAAGGCAGAGTGTGTGTGAGACAGAAGAAAGGGATAAGAGTGTTTCCTTGTTTTCTCGTTCTTGTCCTTTCTAGTTGTTCATCAATTCTTGAAGCTTGATAATATATTTTTGTTGTACCGTTGATGATATAGTGGAGATTCGTTGTTGCTGCCTTCTTAAAGTTATAGCCTAATGTACTTAATTCTTGGCGTTCTTCATCTTCTTGcttatttttttgtgttttttgagTTTGATCTTCCCATCCTTAAATTTCAAAACACAGTAAGTTGCAGTGGGTTGGCCTCTGGTTATTCTTTACCTCTgctaaataatattttatttccttGTTGAATAGAACTGTACCGTACAAGTGGCTGTTTACTCGATGTGCCGCTGCAATTCATCATGGGGGAAGGTGAGAGTGCTCCAACTCGTATTATATGTTCACTTAATTGCTGATTTTTTCAATGCTGTTCTAATTGTTCTAATTGAGCCtatcaatttcttttttcctCTCAAATTACTTCAACATTTTGTAGTAATATGTAACAAGCAAAGTATTGACTTTTTATTTCCTGTTTCCTGTAAATGTGGAAGTGGCACTACTGCTGCAGCACTATTGGCAGGAATCCCACAGGTTAGTTATGGAAGTACATGCATCTCTATATTCGATCATGAACatatgttttcttttgttaatcAAGTATATCAGTTATAACAGTCAAGAGGCAAAAACAAATTGCAGGTAGTCTGTCCATTTGTGCTAGATCAGTTTTACTGGGCTGAAAGAATGTTTTGGCTTGGAGTAGCACCTGAGCCATTGAAAAGAACCCATTTACTTCCAGAAGAAAGTGATGAGAAAATAGCGGCAAATTTTCTATCGAGGGCCATACATGATGCATTATCCCCTGAAATTAAAGAACGTGCTGTAGAAGTTTCTAAGAGAATATCTCTTGAGGTAACACTTACTCTTGAATTATGAAATTAATAATTGTTGGTAGAAAGACCGCACATGTAGATTTATATATCCTTGAATTGGAATATTTTATATGAGTTATGTCCCGTTCTGTCACTCATAGGATGTGCAAAGTTACTGTATAATTCCTATTCCTAATCCATCACCTTCCTCACTCCCTTTCTGAAGTGTCATTACGGCACTGTAATTTGAAATAGATTTGGCAGAagggggaggaagaagaaggggacTTTATAGTTTATAGTAGCGTGCAACatgttttgtttatgtttttcaatGTTCAACGTGATATGTGTAATCTGTGATGCCATTCAATGCGTCTACAAAATTTGCgttgaaatgttttctttgcatggaaacaaatattttctttagaggtcgcacttggtgtgatggcaagtgccttcgcccatgagcggtaggtctcgggttcgagacttgggagcagcctctccataaatgggggtaaggctagccgacgttcacctctcccagatcctgcgtaaagcaggagccttgtgcactgggtacgaccttttttttatttgtaattttctaCTAGGTTGGATATTCCTAGTTTCCATCACCATCGATAGTTTGGAGATCTGACTTTTATTTTGTGGTGGGTCTCTGAAAATTTGACCTGAGAACATGAATAAAAGTTGCTACAAATCTAATCTACCAAATAATGTTTTACTTTTCAGGATGGTGTCTCAAACGCGGTCAAATATATCAAGGAAGAGATCATTGGTGGTTCAAGCTAATCATTCGCAATCTCTTGCACTGGCCTTCGAACATAGTTTTCAGCAATGCGGACAGGAGATTCTGAAAATGGTGGAAATGCTTACTGCGCGAAGTTTTCTTCGTATAAAGATTTGGAGGAACTAATGATGTCTGTAAGAAGTTTTCTTACTAAGGATGCCTAAATCATGTGTGCCGTCGGTGTGTCAACTGTCCATGTACTTTGAAAAGTGGAACAGATGAAAGGGTGGCATGTTTCTATGAAAGAAGATATATGGAGCATATGAAGCAGCTTGTGTTTGATATTTGTTACTTTGAAAGAGATGGTTGTACATCTAACTCAGTTGAAAGGTTAGAGCAGAAACTGTTAACTTGACGGAAAAAGAGAACCGCCATTTTATCTCCACGAGTGCTTCTACCGTACACTTGGCGTATGAGATGCACTGATTATCTCTAGGAGTGTTTATATGGTCTGGTGATATTCATCcccacttgtaagtgaaatgtcttatattcgaatctcgtggatggcgaattcgatactaaattaggttgcccattgtgtggcttaatcGAACTTCTTCTTCCCgtaatgtaaaatatatcgttgcactcaaaaaaaaaaaaaacaaacaaaacaaaaccttatGGGCCACATTATTCCCTCCAATTTAGTGGGCTTGCATTTCGATTTATTAATGAAAGATCTGTAAGTAATTTTAAATCTACACAAGAAATTCAATATTTTATTACActtagggattttttttttaatttttacatgAAATTGCGGATTCAATAATCTAATGTTTTACTTTTAGCACTGTAAAAACAGAGATAAAAAGATAAACCACGAGTGCAAATTTAAGGGTAAAAACTCATGAGCTTTGCTCTCGGGCGCATGAAAGGACAAAAGATTGATTGGTTAGCGTTCCAATGTGCGGAGAAGAATTTCTATAAGACTCAGCAACCCAAGGACTATATTTACAAGGCTGTATTATTTTATAAGCTCAACTTCAATTAGGGGTTAGGAGTTGATGCTAGAGAGACTATCTACTTGAATAATTTTTCGTAGACCATTGACTACATGATGTGGCAATTGATGGTAAGATTCATTGTTTAAAGGATAATGCTATTTACACATTATTCtttacttctcacacaaccTTGTTAATTGTTGTTCAttaatattcttcaattcatttgatttgcAAGGTGAAAATTgaaagaggtgtgtgagaagtaaaaataagtgtgtggaTAGTACTATCTtgtttaaattattataaaaaatatcCAACTATCAACGACGCGTCACTTAGTCTacaaaatatagtttaataATATGATCTCCCTAGTATTTTCCGGTGGTGAAAATGTATTTAAGggtttaccttttttttttaatgaatatgGATTTCTAATATAGAGATTGGTACAATAGGTGGATCGAGAGAAATAAAATCATATCTTTCTCTAAGgaaataaatattatatttctaaatgtgatttggaataaattaaaatcataTCATTACAAAATCTTAAAACATTAAATTCCAGATTGACCTTCTGTAATACTATTCATCTTTATTCACCTATAAAAAGTGAACAAAAACCACATAATTGTATGCAAACTTGTCCGATTTACTGTAAAAATATTCATCTTTACTCTTTTTACATTTACCATCTGTCATTTTTCGACCTGCAACAGTCAGAAAATGGCTTCTCAGGTTAGAGGCAGTGCAGTTGTTACCGCAGTAATAGTGATAGGGTTGTGCATGGCGCTGCATGGTGGGATTGCTCATGCCAAAACCTTCATCGTCGGAGATGATGCTGGCTGGACCTTCAACGTTGAGGACTGGACCAAGGGCAAGACCTTTGCTGCCGATGATACATTgggtaaattttaatttaacttCTCGCCAACTTATATATTTGTACGGGTTTGTTTGATAATTGTTTTCGTTTTgagttttagttttagtttttaccTTTTGTTTTCGACGTATGAGAAAAGGATATTGAGGAAAGGAGAAATTAAAAAGAGAGGCGGAGATAGAGGAAGAAATCTAGAGGAATTGATACGAACACAATTTCGAAAGTGCACCAGTTGAAATGGtttttttgtttcgttttgtgcgttttttcttatatatatatatatatatatcttctgcatctctcttatttttcatttttgctcTCATTTGTTGTATTTGCAGTGTTCAAATACAATAAGGACCTGCACAATGTGGTATTGGTAGATGAAAATGGTTACAAAACATGCACAGCCAGCGGCAAAGAATTCCCGCCGGGAAACAATGAAATCAAACTTGCGCGAGGACAATACTACTTCATCTGCGGTGTTCCTGGCCACTGCGATCGTGGCCAAAAGATAGCAGTCACTGCtaattaataatattaataataattaattactttaataataataatgtcttGCTTTAATAATATATTAAGAATTGTATGAGGCAAAAACCTTGACTCAATGTCttaagtttaaataaaattagtgAACTGTGTTTGTTGTCTGAATCGTATTTCATGACCAATCTctctttttatttgatttttctacgtttccaacaaaatttgtatttttccatggaaaaaaaaaaggaaaagaaacataTGCATTGTTGGATAGAATAATATTAGTCAATTTACCCCTAAAACTTGTAAGATGTTACCAGTGTTATTCCTGTATTCTAATTCTAACAAATTTTCCAATAAACGCTTACAATTGGTTAAGTTTCGCCCCGCAGTTAAATTTTCGTAACTGTCATCTAGtcttccgtttaatctccatgTGATCCTCTTCAAAAGGCAAAAAAGGTCATTTTCTTCCCTACCCTcttctctttccttttctccACCTACGTGCAATGGCCCAATAACACATCATCTCCGCAACAGTAACAATATAACCGTCGTCAACTCGTCGCCACCGCCATCATCAACATAGTCTATTGTTCTTGAGAAATGCTTCAGTCTGTCTCATTCctcgaacaaaaaaaaatttcgggATCCCTATCAACCAAACTAATATTTTGTTTCAACGAATGAGTAACCATTACCTATTTCCAAACAACGAGGGCACGGTAATTGCACATTTAGTGTGCTACTACCTTACTACCAAAGGGATGAGATGCCAATGCATCTATCAGCAATAGATCCTTTGGATTCAACATCAATCATGTTCCAACCTCGGATCCTCGGTGAAGAACATTAAGaaactgtgcaaatggttaaaAATAgatatgacaaaaaaaaaatttacaaaggCTGGCTATTATTTATTTTGCTTGTCCAAATAGGGTGGAAAATagttgagaaaaataaaattcaggTTAGCCGTCAATTTGAGGAGAGATTCTTCAGTGTAACTAGCACACATATGATacaccacgtgttattatataaatagtaagatatatgtgttaaacttaaaacaaaaaatatttttaactaCTTACATAAAAACTTATTGTGTATCACGTGTTCCCgtcataattaaaaatttctctaatTCCGGTTACGTGCCAAAATGTGGTGCGTAACCACCTCCAGCCTGACCGACAGCAATCAGCAGTTGCATCCATCATCGACACATTACTTAGGTCTCACTCACCCTTCACCCTTCACTTCACCCTTCACCCTTCACAGTTCACcaactctcctctctctctctctctctctctctctctctctctctctctaacctcAAACGCCAGAGCTCAACGAGTCCAATCTCCAAAGAGTATGGATTTCACAATCCAGGTTAGAGCAacgaggagaagaagaagaagcaacgGCATTACCCATGGCATTTTC includes:
- the LOC126631162 gene encoding sterol 3-beta-glucosyltransferase UGT80B1; amino-acid sequence: MEVETERTKPAAAFMAFGTKGDVYPIAAIAAAFACDQILYDVVLITHSAHENLRCHLAEKHVSYLPISSPPVVPIHREHDSTEEPGSLEKIMFSAEHRQECCLAVEKIFGSGPSMEGDFILINFFALEGWSIAELFHVRCIVAAPYVVPYSAPSSFERQFEKELPLLYKYLQEAHNTKVCWKDVIHWMWPLFSEYWGSWRCDDLNLSPCPFTDPVTGLPTWHDRPPSPLLLYGFSKEIVECPGYWPSNVRVCGFWFLPNEWQFSCKQCSELSRIVSSERLYTKDEMCSAHVQLEYFLKTPVSMPPIFIGLSSIGSMGFLKNTQAFLRLLQTVLEITNYRFILFTAGYIPLDAAIRAVAAESSPYVTHKQFNDECISLFNDRLFCFSGTVPYKWLFTRCAAAIHHGGSGTTAAALLAGIPQVVCPFVLDQFYWAERMFWLGVAPEPLKRTHLLPEESDEKIAANFLSRAIHDALSPEIKERAVEVSKRISLEDGVSNAVKYIKEEIIGGSS
- the LOC126631169 gene encoding basic blue protein-like codes for the protein MASQVRGSAVVTAVIVIGLCMALHGGIAHAKTFIVGDDAGWTFNVEDWTKGKTFAADDTLVFKYNKDLHNVVLVDENGYKTCTASGKEFPPGNNEIKLARGQYYFICGVPGHCDRGQKIAVTAN